From a single Rodentibacter sp. JRC1 genomic region:
- a CDS encoding DUF3298 and DUF4163 domain-containing protein has translation MQKTLISAVILTALLTTGCQDKEAQAEIERLNQKIVQLTEENKQLQLDVLANKTWAENIIPAIFAEEDIVFKKSETIKYPKSDDSYAPEEGSIAYSISTLKTNIDWLNTLLWAELTRKDGNVPTRDQFLQHYRKDFDGTKNDMTEEQVSGFEINSRVDFIGQKEKLATFVIGNYEYTGGAHGMNINRYFTLDLTTHKILTLNDVFDDETLPKVKALLWERYIEQNGENNKPFVSQQDFNVSSNIYLDSEGIHFIYGVYEIAPYALGEQDLTLSWWALENLLSSKFKQQNYVKFTNVCEIC, from the coding sequence ATGCAAAAAACATTGATTTCAGCGGTAATTTTGACCGCACTTTTAACTACCGGCTGCCAAGATAAAGAAGCACAGGCGGAAATCGAACGGCTGAATCAAAAAATCGTGCAACTTACGGAAGAAAATAAACAGCTACAGCTTGATGTGCTTGCCAATAAAACTTGGGCGGAGAATATTATTCCGGCAATTTTCGCGGAAGAGGATATTGTATTCAAAAAATCGGAAACGATTAAATATCCAAAATCAGATGATAGTTATGCACCGGAAGAAGGGAGTATTGCTTATTCTATTTCAACTTTGAAAACCAATATCGATTGGTTGAATACGTTATTATGGGCAGAGCTGACCCGTAAGGATGGCAATGTTCCCACGCGCGACCAGTTTTTGCAGCATTACCGGAAAGATTTTGACGGAACCAAAAACGATATGACGGAAGAGCAAGTCAGTGGTTTTGAAATAAATAGTCGAGTTGATTTTATTGGTCAAAAAGAAAAATTGGCAACCTTTGTTATTGGTAACTATGAATATACCGGTGGCGCGCACGGTATGAATATAAATCGTTATTTCACCCTTGATTTAACCACGCATAAAATTCTGACGTTAAATGATGTATTTGATGATGAAACCTTACCGAAAGTTAAAGCACTACTGTGGGAACGTTACATTGAACAAAATGGTGAAAATAACAAACCTTTTGTTTCCCAACAGGATTTCAATGTGTCGTCCAACATTTATTTAGACAGTGAAGGAATTCATTTTATTTATGGCGTATATGAAATAGCACCTTATGCCTTGGGCGAGCAAGATCTGACCCTTAGTTGGTGGGCATTGGAAAATTTGCTTAGTTCAAAATTCAAACAGCAGAACTATGTGAAATTTACGAATGTATGTGAAATATGTTAA
- the tusA gene encoding sulfurtransferase TusA, with amino-acid sequence MSEPAVTQTLDTLGLRCPEPVMLVRKNIRHLNDGDVLLILADDPATTRDIPSFCQFMDHTLIQSEVKTPPFKYWVKKGK; translated from the coding sequence ATGTCCGAACCCGCAGTAACTCAAACTCTTGACACCTTAGGCTTGCGTTGCCCTGAACCGGTAATGCTGGTGCGCAAGAATATTCGTCATTTAAACGATGGCGATGTGCTGTTAATTCTCGCCGATGATCCCGCCACTACACGTGATATCCCAAGTTTTTGTCAATTTATGGATCACACCCTAATACAGAGCGAGGTGAAAACACCACCCTTTAAATATTGGGTGAAAAAAGGAAAGTGA
- a CDS encoding YigZ family protein: MAEYLIPKSAVIFEEEIKKSRFITYLQRTEGLAEAKAFWVQIRSAHPNARHHCWAAVAGKPTDSQQFGFSDDGEPAGTAGKPMLSALQGCNVGEISAVVVRYYGGILLGTGGLVRAYGNGVQQALKLLETETKVERTLFRLDIDYGQLGFVQLLCEKYRIEILDQDFQVKIHLTLGISKETIPPFTAELREKSAGRLVSKSLEIGE; encoded by the coding sequence ATGGCGGAATATCTTATTCCTAAAAGTGCGGTCATTTTTGAAGAAGAAATCAAGAAAAGCCGCTTTATCACTTATTTACAACGTACGGAAGGTTTAGCGGAGGCAAAAGCCTTTTGGGTGCAAATTAGATCAGCGCACCCGAATGCACGTCATCATTGTTGGGCAGCGGTTGCAGGCAAGCCGACGGATTCACAACAATTTGGATTTTCAGATGATGGTGAGCCGGCGGGAACGGCAGGAAAACCGATGTTGAGCGCACTTCAAGGTTGTAATGTCGGCGAAATTAGTGCTGTCGTGGTACGTTATTACGGCGGTATTCTTTTGGGTACCGGGGGATTGGTGCGCGCTTATGGCAATGGCGTTCAACAAGCATTAAAGCTGTTGGAAACCGAAACGAAAGTAGAACGTACACTTTTTCGTTTAGATATTGATTATGGGCAGCTTGGCTTTGTACAGTTACTTTGTGAGAAGTATCGAATCGAAATTTTAGATCAGGACTTTCAGGTGAAAATTCATTTGACCCTCGGCATTAGTAAAGAAACCATTCCGCCTTTTACCGCAGAATTGCGGGAAAAATCAGCGGGAAGATTGGTGAGCAAATCTTTAGAAATAGGCGAATAA
- a CDS encoding TrkH family potassium uptake protein, which translates to MHILSIIRIIGILVMCFSGTMLIPAFVAFIYGDGGGKAFMQAFALSLMTGALLWWPCHHHKQELRSREGFLIVVAFWFVLGGLATLPLLLFDVLHLSLASAVFEAFSGLTTTGATVMTGLDNLPKAMLFYRQFLQWLGGMGIIVLAIAIIPLLGVGGMQLYRAEMSGPMKEQKIRPRIAETAKVLWIIYLFLTLSCSLAYWLAGMTPFDAITHSFSTVSIGGFSTHDASMGYFNSPLINSITMLFLLISACNFGLHFRAFSTIGRENFFKIYLRDPEFRFFISIQFILVIICTLVMWSHNYFSSSWQDFEQVLFQAISISTTTGYTTSDFTSWPSFVPVILVLASFMGGCAGSVGGGLRVARVLLLYLQGKRELKRVVHPNLVYPIKWGNNVLDERVIGSIWAFFSAYLLVFLICLLGVIACGVEPFDAFNAVLATLNNLGVGLGSVSNSMIAVPDSAKWVLSIAMVCGRLEIFTLLALFTPAFWKS; encoded by the coding sequence GTGCATATTTTATCCATTATCCGAATTATCGGCATTCTTGTTATGTGCTTTTCCGGTACGATGCTTATTCCGGCATTCGTTGCATTCATTTATGGCGATGGTGGTGGGAAAGCCTTTATGCAGGCATTTGCGTTAAGTTTAATGACCGGCGCATTACTGTGGTGGCCTTGTCATCATCATAAACAGGAATTGCGCTCACGTGAGGGTTTTTTGATTGTTGTGGCATTTTGGTTTGTGTTGGGGGGATTAGCCACCTTACCTTTGCTATTATTCGATGTGCTACATTTATCACTGGCTTCTGCGGTGTTTGAGGCCTTTTCCGGCTTAACCACCACAGGTGCAACGGTGATGACGGGGCTGGATAATTTACCGAAAGCGATGTTGTTCTATCGTCAATTTTTGCAATGGCTTGGCGGTATGGGGATCATTGTGTTGGCGATTGCGATTATTCCGTTGCTAGGCGTTGGTGGAATGCAGTTGTACCGTGCAGAAATGTCCGGTCCGATGAAAGAGCAGAAGATTCGGCCTAGGATAGCGGAAACAGCAAAAGTATTATGGATAATTTATCTTTTTCTGACCCTTTCTTGTTCGCTGGCTTATTGGCTGGCGGGAATGACGCCTTTTGATGCGATTACCCATAGCTTTTCCACCGTATCTATCGGTGGATTTTCAACTCATGATGCGAGTATGGGGTATTTCAATAGTCCGCTTATTAATAGTATCACAATGTTATTTCTATTAATTTCGGCTTGTAATTTCGGGTTGCACTTTCGAGCTTTTTCAACGATTGGAAGAGAAAATTTTTTCAAAATTTATTTGCGCGATCCTGAATTTCGGTTTTTTATCAGTATTCAGTTTATTCTTGTTATTATCTGTACTTTGGTGATGTGGAGTCATAATTATTTTTCATCATCTTGGCAGGATTTTGAACAGGTGTTGTTTCAAGCTATATCTATTTCAACCACAACAGGCTATACGACCTCTGATTTTACTTCATGGCCTTCTTTCGTGCCCGTCATATTGGTTCTTGCTTCATTTATGGGGGGCTGCGCCGGTTCTGTGGGGGGCGGCTTGCGTGTGGCGCGCGTATTATTGTTATATTTACAGGGGAAACGCGAATTGAAACGGGTTGTGCATCCGAACTTGGTTTATCCCATTAAGTGGGGTAATAATGTGTTGGATGAACGAGTCATCGGTAGTATTTGGGCGTTTTTTTCCGCTTATCTTTTAGTTTTTTTAATTTGTTTACTTGGCGTGATAGCATGTGGTGTCGAACCTTTTGACGCATTTAACGCAGTATTAGCCACTCTGAATAATTTAGGTGTAGGATTAGGTTCGGTTAGCAATAGCATGATAGCTGTTCCGGATAGCGCAAAATGGGTTTTGTCTATTGCGATGGTGTGTGGCCGTTTAGAAATTTTCACGCTTTTAGCATTATTTACTCCTGCATTTTGGAAATCATAA
- the hemG gene encoding menaquinone-dependent protoporphyrinogen IX dehydrogenase: MKTLILYLSHDGQTKKISEFLTAHLNGEVVLEPLREDYDIQGFERVIIGASIRYGHFNKSLDRFVVRNRSHLERKSAVFFGVNLTARKEGKDNPETNTYVRKFLQRTKWQPKLAAVFAGALLYPRYRWFDRMMIRFIMKLTGGETDTSKEIEYTDWAKVKEFASRINGLNK; the protein is encoded by the coding sequence ATGAAAACATTAATTCTTTATTTAAGTCATGATGGGCAAACGAAAAAAATCTCGGAATTTTTGACCGCACATTTGAATGGCGAAGTGGTTTTAGAGCCATTACGGGAAGATTATGACATTCAAGGTTTTGAACGGGTGATTATCGGTGCTTCGATTCGTTATGGTCATTTTAATAAATCTCTTGATCGTTTTGTTGTACGCAACCGCTCTCATTTAGAACGCAAAAGTGCGGTATTTTTTGGCGTGAATTTAACGGCGCGTAAAGAAGGTAAAGATAATCCTGAAACGAATACTTACGTACGTAAATTTTTACAACGCACAAAATGGCAACCGAAATTAGCGGCGGTGTTTGCAGGGGCGTTGCTTTATCCGCGTTATAGATGGTTCGATCGCATGATGATCCGATTTATAATGAAGCTCACCGGTGGGGAAACGGATACAAGTAAAGAAATTGAATATACGGATTGGGCTAAAGTTAAGGAATTTGCGAGCCGGATCAATGGGTTGAATAAATAA